The sequence GTGGTTAAGAACCTTGGCAATTGTTTCTATGTTTATCCCTGAGTTGTACATCACCCATCCTCTCGTCTTCCTCATGCTGTGAGTGCCTAAAGCAATACCTATAATCTCACCTATCTCTTTGAACTTTCTAGAGACGTTCTCCCTGCTTATAGGCTTCCCTTTAGCTCTATTAGTAGAGACTTCAAATAGATATACATGAGTAGGGTTCTCAGCTTTGCGGCGCTCTACGATGGCTTTAGCCTTGCTGTTTAGCACGATGTGACGAGGCTTGCTGGTCTTCCCTTCAATGATAACCAACCTGTCCCCTTGTACGTCTGCATAAGTCAGAGATAGCAGGTCAGATATACGTAAGGCTACCTGTAGGCCAAAGTTCCAGATGTCAGCATAGGTTTGATTGCCATGCTTTAGAAGCAATTCGCCCACCTGTTCAGCTTGTTCGCTGGTTTTTACTGCATCAACGAGTTTCATCTAGCCACTTCCTTTTGTTTACTGGGTTTTCTAAGTCACAGAATATTTAGTATGAAGTCAGTTTAATCTAAATGATGGGATAGTCAATGATTACGCATGTTTTCTATATCACAGAATACTAATGTGTGACTTAGAAATAACATCTAAACACCTCTTTGTTAGGTGTTAAACATGAGAATGCATATCAACAACAGGAGATAATAAAATTTTCATTTGTAGTTCATTTTTGCATGGTTTTGAGAGTTATGAGGTAATCCCGTTTAGTCAGTTTATTACAACAGTATTATGCAGGTCAGATAGGGCGGGGCTTATCGAGGCATACAGATGTCTATGCACTGTGTGAGCACACTCTGAACAGGCAAATCATTACCCCATCATTATTGGTTATTTAAGGCTATATAAACCCTATATTAACTGTTGTTTTTGATCGGCACAAACAATCAAATCAGGAAATATGATAGGTATAAGCGATAGATTTAACCGATCGATTATAGAGAGTTCGATCGGTTAAACCAGCTAGCTTTTAATCTTATTTAGCCTTACCTTGGGTAATATTTTATTGTTTTAACTTATTGATTCTGTTGGGTTGGAGTGTGCCAGCCTTAGCCTACGGCTAACCTGCAATCAAGCAGGCAATTTTAGATCATTTTATTTGGTGGTGATAATGCAATGGGTACTATTAAGTGGGGAAGGGGATTCCTTCATGAATGCTCCTATGTGGGCCAAACGGCTAGTTATTATCGATGGTAAAAAAGTCTTTTGGGATGGTATGAGGAAGTTCCAAGATGAAGAGGGTAACGAATTCGTGCTTAGTGACAGATTCGAGCTGGATTACCGGTTGTTGGCTGAACGTAGGCTTGTTCCAATAACCCCCAGAATGAAAGTAGTTATTTGAACGTTAAATAGGGTATACATAACGCTCTGTTACTTTGCCGCATAGGTCGGTGCTTTCTTTTATGCTTTTAATGCTGTATTTATTCGCTATTTCTTCAATTGGGGTGGGGTTCTTTAACTTAATACCTGTACCCCCCAATCTAAAGTCCTGCACTAACACATCTTCAATAGCATCAAGGTAGGGCGTGGTGCTGTCATTCTCAAGAGTAACTTTTTTTGTTTCAAAACTTTCATTAATGAACTTTATTTCATAAGTGATTGGCATGTACCCTTCCTTTATTGTGTGTGGTTGATTCCAAGAGCTTGCACGATGATACTAAGTAAGATTAGATAAATATAGGGTCATCCCTCCATAGGGAGAGGTCGGTTCTCCCCTCATGGGGGTAGGTAGTCATCCCTACGGGGGGAGAGGTGGTTCCCCCCCCATATCACCACTACTAGATTATAACTATATTAATACTAGATCATTTAACTAAATCAGTTAAGACTGACTAAGGAATGAATGTTAATGAATGTATAGTTAGTCTCTTAGCATAATATTATGACCTTATAGACTACGTTAACACTTCGTCCATAGGTCTGTGCCTATTGTTGTTATCTCGCTACCGCTCACCGATAACAAGACTGACAGGTAATAATCTGAACAGTTAAACGTTATGATAAGACTATAACTTATTAACTATCATCTTATAACCTTCATCCCCAATCACTTTACACTATGGACACTGTGCAAGCTGTTAGCTACCGTCGGTGCACAATGTATGTATATTATTAAATATCTTGCATGGTTTAGGTTTGTTAGTACATAGGCTTAAGATTATTGTTCTTTCTTCTTATTATTAAAAACGTTCTTCTAAAAGCCTATTACATACTTTCCAGTTAGATTGGGTGTATAGCTGGTACAGCGTTACTGGAACACATTTATCTGTTATGGCTGAAAAAGTGATACTCACTTGGTTAGAGTGTTCTCAGCCATTACTCTTATAGTAGTGGCTTTTATTAAATAACAGAGAAACAGACAACCTTATAGATAATCTTACAGACAGTCTTACAGATGGTTTATCTGATATGCAAGGATAGAGGCAAGACTGAGAAGCAATTTTAAAGGCTAAAAGACGAGTTCTATTAAAAGACACCCTAACCTACAGCCTATCTACATGAAGGGCTAAAACAAGGGAGAATTACAAGAGATATACAGAGAGAATAAGCTGTGCAAGGTTTTACCTATTAATTACCCAGACCTCTTGTAAAACGATTTTATTTCTGTTATTGTAATATTGGATATATATAACAAAAATAACATGACTTATATATTGACATTATTCCAAATCTGATGTATTATAATAGTAGGAGCAAGAGAGTTTGTTTCTAAGATAGAAAGATAGTCAAATTAAAATAAATTAATCGTCTGAGGTCACCCAATAGAGGTGGCCTTTTTGCATTGAAATAAAGGAAAAAAATAATGAAGAAAACTAAACAAACAGTTCGCAATACAGCAGAAGAAACATTAGCGGATATCCTTTCAGGGAAACTCGCATACTCAGCACTTCGAACTTACATTCAACCTAGATCTGGTCTTAGTGCTTCGCGTAGGAACATGTACTCACAGGCCATCGTACTTTATAAAATGCACGTGTTAGAACAAAAGTTAAAAGAATTGCAAGAAGAAGCTAAACAATAATTAATCTCATTAGGAGCATGAATATGCAAGTTGAACTGCCTAGAGAGCTGGTGCAGTGGTTAGATGATAACTACCCGAATAAATCTAGACCAGCAGCAATAAAACATCTGATTAAACAAGCAATGACTAAAGCAAACAACGATAACTCCAACGATAGGGGAAACAATGACAGAGAACAACAACAATAATAATGTAAGAACCTTTTCTAAAAACTATACTGATGTTAGCTCTATTCAACATATTATTATAAACGGAGAAAAGAAGTTATTCGGCTGGTCACTTAAATTTCTTTATGGCTACTTATTAACATTTCAAGAGAATACTGGTGGTGCTGTTTATCCAAGTGAAAAGCGAATAGCAGAGGATTTAGGTGCGGGGATCAAAACAATCAGTAAACATTTAAAAGGACTTGAGGAACTCGGTCTTGTTAAGAAAGAATCTCGGAAAGGCCTTTCAAACATTTACTATGTTTTAGATATTAATGAAGTAGTAGGATTCAAAACAGACCTGACAGGCCAGCTAAAAGGCACACGCTATGAACGTGCAGAACAGCCATTAGAGCAGGTTAAGCAGTTAACCAATGCAAAGGTACAGCCTAAGCCTGTAAGTGCCTTTATAGAAGCAAAATCACAGGCTAACAAAGTCTCTGATAATGAAGCAGTGAACGAAAGCTTAAAAGTAGAAGAAATAGCCATTAAAGAAATAGAACAGATAAAAGAAAAACCTATAGAAATTTATTCACCAAAGCACAATGAAGATGAAGACGATCTCCCGGATTTTGCAAGGTCAGATTATAAGTATGTTGCAGTTGTTAAGAAGCCTGAGCCTAAACAATACTATTATCCAGATATAGGTCATCAATCTGGTAATTGTGATCATATACCTGAACCATTCTAAATAGGGGGTGTTATTCGTACATGCAATATTGAACGTGTTAAGAGCTATAACGATTGTGTAAATAACCAAATAAAACAACCAAACTCCTTGTACTATGCACTGACAGCAGCAGAGATAAAGCACATAAAGAATAAACGGAAGAAACCTTTAAAAATCACTCAAGACTCTGTGGACTATATTGAGGGTGGTTACTATCAAAAAGACTATGCAAACATTCCTCATTTAGGCTGGTTATATTTCAATAAGCGCGACCAGTACGAGTTAAACGAACATCAGGCAGGTATATGGGTTCCAGTTCACGAATAGAGGGATCATAAAATGAAGAAGAAATTAGTTATAGAATTGGAAAGCTACCAGTATCAACTACTACTAAAACAGTGCAATGCTCGTGGGTGGTCAATTAGTGGTTATTTAGTGTGGGTAGCACAACAAGAATCAAAGAGAATTGAACAGGAGGTGAATTGATTAATAAATATCTAATTTTACTCTTCACCATTTTTTTATGCTTTGCAGTATCTTTATATTTATATCCGATTTACCTAATACCAATCATAACAAGTCAATTTGAAATGGCTGTACTCCTGTTTATGCTGATTAGCCCTTGCTACAGAAGCAATAACGCAAGCTGTGAGAAGACTTCTCTATAAAGACACCCTAACCTACAGGGTATACCCTAACTCGATTAAAACACCGTGTTCGCTCCGTCAGAATGCGGTGATATAAAAACAACAAACAATGCCACTGACGTGGTACTAACAACTGTTAGCATTCGCAGAGCGAACAACAATAATAATAATAAAAGGAAACTACTTATGATGTACTTTTTGAAAAAACAAAAACAGAAAAGATTATTGAAGAAAGCCGATAAAGTAATTTCTGAATTAGAAAGTGTCTACCTTAATCCAGATTATTTCATGGAGGGTACTGGTGATATCAACCTAATCGAACTTATGCAGTGGACTGACACTAAATTAGATACTATGGCAGCTTGTATTGAACCAATAGAAAAATTTATTATAGAGCATCATCCTGAACTAATTACAAGAGCAAACTTAGTTGGCCGTATCACACTCATAACCGCAGAAAAAATTATGAAAGAATTCCAAGATGAGTTAGCAGGGATGGGCAATATCCTTGCATAAGAAGAATATTAAAATAAATAAGAAATAACTGCAAATAATCACCACAATATATTGTAGTCACCCCTGAAAAATGCTATAATATAGATATAGAGGAATAATTTGAAACTCATTACCACGAATAATAAGTAGCCATAAGAATTCCTCTCCTTAAATTATTAACGAAAGTTTTGTGCCAACTTAATATTTCGTAATCTAATGCATCATCTTCTGGGCAGTTCCTTGTGATTCAGCACCACATTGCCAGAAGGTGACATTTCTTAAGTGTTCTTATATATACCCTGAAAGAATATTTAATAAATGATACGCTCTCCATCGTACATTTCTCTGATAATCTGATTTCATTGTTTACTTCCTTGTTGTTTGTGTTGTAAGAAACCCTGCTTTTCTGGAGTGGGGTTTTTTATTACCTTCTAACTACAGTAAAATGCAGGCAATTAAATCATGCACTTATCAAAGTAACTATCAAAGTGACTTTCATACACTTTCAAATGCTTCTTGTCGTTGATTTGACTATTCATGATTATTGTATTCTCTAAATCTAATACATCTTATTAAGTCAACGACAAGGGGAATTTCAAAGTGCTATAACAAATATAAGGAATAACCATATGGCAACAAGTAGTAAGAAGTACAAAATCACATATTACTCTGATGATATGGAACTGCTAAACAAAATGGCATTCATCGCAAAACAGTTTGATATTAAATCGGACTCCCTTGGCAAGGCTGATCTCCTGAAAAGCAGTGCTGTTGTACTGAATGAAGACCATGAGGATTTTAATAAATCAGCACGGCAAGAAAGTAATGATCAGCTTTTACGAGCCATCAAAGCAAAATACAAACAACAACAATAATGCTCACTAACGTGAGTGCTGACAGTTGTCAGCATTTGCAGAGCAAACAATAGAAGGAAATAATAATGACTATTCCAACATTTAAAGAAATTAAAAATGAAGGCGACGTCCTCGCGTATCAGGGCGACGATGTATTCTCAAAAGGCTTCCATACTTTCACTACTCTTGCAGTAGATTTAGAGCCGGGCAGTGTGGTTAAAGCAGATGGCTCTGCACTGGTTGCAGCAGCTACTACAGGCGATGTTGTAGTTAGCTTGGACTATGCAAAAGCAGGTAGCAATGTACGGATTCGTACTGTAGGTGTTTTAGCTGTTATCAAAGAAGGCAGTTTAATCACTTCAACTGGTGGCCTTGATAACGCGAAACAACTGCTTCAAGCAAGCGGCTTTGTACGAATTCAATAATAAAAACAATAACAAACAATATGCTTACTCCGTAAGTGCTGACAACTGTCAGCATTCGCAGAGCGAACAATTATAAAAATAATAAGGAAATAACCCTATGCCAATTCTTTCATCGATGAACTCCCAGACCCCTAATCAGGTAGTAGACCTGTCAAACTCATTCCATCTGATTCCTAGCCCTAATTACTTGTTGCAGAATTTGAAACTGTTCTCATTTGATCCGTCTACCACACGTAGTACATCCCTAGATTATTTGGTAGAGACCAACAACTATGTAGACCGAGAGACAACTCGATACGGTACGGATATGAACACCTCTATCCTGCCACGCATGACTAACTATGAGATTGAAATTCCTCATTTTTATCGTCAAGATGAAGTGACACCAGAAGCTTTCCAATCGCGCCGCCGATTTGGTAGCAGTGCCGAATTAGACGCAAATAGTGTGGTCATTAGCTACCTTGAGGCTCACTCAATTGCTTATCACGCAACTAGAGAACGTTTGTTAGCGAAAGCACTCTTTAAAAACACTGTAGATGCAACTAATACTCGAAACCCAAATATTAATTGGGAAGATACTTTTGGTTCACAACAGCAGGTTGATACTGTTGATTTAGCAAATGCTAATACGGATGTGCCTGAGTTTTTGGACAGCGTTATGATTAAGCTGCGTAGTGCACTGGGTAGCCTTGCTGTTAGCCAAACGGACACTCTTGTTTTCTGTGGTAGTAGTTTCTATTCCAAAATTCGATTCCATCCATCTGTGAAAGAATTGTATACATTCACCAGCGCGGCAGATAATGGCAACAATATTATCACTAATTACCGTGAGGCTGGGAATATGCCGGGTATCTCCATGTTCCGCTTTATGGATATGACCTTTATCAGAGTGCCGGATGATAGTGTGTATTCTGTAGGTGCAGACGAATGTTATTTTGTACCTAAGTTCTCAGAACTGGCTAACCCATTCCGTGCAATCTATGGCCCTGCAAGCC comes from Yersinia bercovieri ATCC 43970 and encodes:
- a CDS encoding tyrosine-type recombinase/integrase, with the protein product MKLVDAVKTSEQAEQVGELLLKHGNQTYADIWNFGLQVALRISDLLSLTYADVQGDRLVIIEGKTSKPRHIVLNSKAKAIVERRKAENPTHVYLFEVSTNRAKGKPISRENVSRKFKEIGEIIGIALGTHSMRKTRGWVMYNSGINIETIAKVLNHSSPAITMRYIGLDQQTVDNTYTSFII
- a CDS encoding helix-turn-helix domain-containing protein; the protein is MTENNNNNNVRTFSKNYTDVSSIQHIIINGEKKLFGWSLKFLYGYLLTFQENTGGAVYPSEKRIAEDLGAGIKTISKHLKGLEELGLVKKESRKGLSNIYYVLDINEVVGFKTDLTGQLKGTRYERAEQPLEQVKQLTNAKVQPKPVSAFIEAKSQANKVSDNEAVNESLKVEEIAIKEIEQIKEKPIEIYSPKHNEDEDDLPDFARSDYKYVAVVKKPEPKQYYYPDIGHQSGNCDHIPEPF
- a CDS encoding major capsid protein yields the protein MNSQTPNQVVDLSNSFHLIPSPNYLLQNLKLFSFDPSTTRSTSLDYLVETNNYVDRETTRYGTDMNTSILPRMTNYEIEIPHFYRQDEVTPEAFQSRRRFGSSAELDANSVVISYLEAHSIAYHATRERLLAKALFKNTVDATNTRNPNINWEDTFGSQQQVDTVDLANANTDVPEFLDSVMIKLRSALGSLAVSQTDTLVFCGSSFYSKIRFHPSVKELYTFTSAADNGNNIITNYREAGNMPGISMFRFMDMTFIRVPDDSVYSVGADECYFVPKFSELANPFRAIYGPASRHMDVAQMALQKVFSYATRDQMQMVSVHNEYSLLPVSQLPSVIVKVTNTTA